The Pedobacter roseus genome contains a region encoding:
- a CDS encoding ferredoxin reductase domain-containing protein, with the protein MPKLPSWLANTMEKVISNKIYQVEVVETKMLSSNLKCVTFKGDFFDAKFIPGNEVLLRVNANEYRHYTLSAFDEADETCEVIFYLNRQGPGHHLAVNIQKGDQLKLIVDRAKVKYNQASNQHFFFGDETSLGLYESLGKKVIDEDLEYFGVLELQEENLNSVEHLKLLIDAVPSDLNAPAKNAITWMDNMHPLCWEMWQNATFYLTGRAKSVQQFKRYLKQRGVSFRQIITMPYWEMGKVGGG; encoded by the coding sequence ATGCCTAAATTACCTTCATGGCTGGCCAACACAATGGAAAAAGTGATCAGCAATAAAATATATCAAGTAGAAGTTGTAGAAACCAAAATGTTAAGCAGCAACTTAAAGTGCGTTACCTTTAAAGGAGATTTTTTTGATGCTAAATTTATACCCGGGAATGAGGTATTGCTGAGGGTTAATGCCAACGAATACAGGCATTATACTTTATCGGCCTTTGACGAGGCAGACGAAACCTGTGAGGTGATTTTTTACCTGAACAGACAAGGTCCTGGTCATCATCTGGCCGTAAATATTCAAAAAGGAGACCAGTTAAAACTGATTGTAGACCGTGCGAAAGTAAAATACAACCAAGCATCCAATCAGCATTTCTTTTTTGGCGATGAAACCAGCCTGGGCTTGTACGAATCGTTAGGTAAAAAGGTAATTGATGAAGATCTGGAATATTTTGGGGTGCTTGAACTTCAGGAAGAAAACCTGAATTCAGTTGAACACCTTAAATTATTGATTGATGCGGTACCATCTGACCTGAATGCCCCTGCTAAAAATGCCATTACCTGGATGGACAATATGCATCCGCTATGTTGGGAGATGTGGCAAAATGCTACGTTTTACTTAACAGGCAGGGCAAAATCAGTACAGCAGTTTAAACGTTACCTAAAACAAAGGGGCGTAAGCTTTAGGCAGATTATTACCATGCCGTACTGGGAAATGGGTAAGGTTGGTGGCGGCTAG
- a CDS encoding helix-turn-helix domain-containing protein: protein MALNIYDSDDKYYVVGSKFDIVQFNQPLVTERRDKYSFPFGDAEIVQIAFSGIYIVYGDMVVKQSRLRIKAFDEPDVVELHFALTGGGIMENYLTNKRLDIKANQHNIIYSPDFDGMAEFDTGGPHKFFEVNFERSRFIDLTSESSILLKNFAENIMNSRSVEISSENLPITLAMHSCINDIMNCHFTGGLKLLFLQSKCLELLALQAQAFEEAAKKTEKPALKSAYDKERIYYAREYLLANANHPPSLTELAKTAGINEFKLKHGFKEVFKNTVFGYLSDYKLMKAKELLADSSKDIKHISDELGYSSVQHFSNAFSKKFGISPGKAR, encoded by the coding sequence ATGGCCTTAAACATTTACGATAGCGATGATAAATATTATGTTGTAGGAAGTAAGTTCGACATCGTTCAATTTAATCAGCCACTGGTAACCGAAAGGCGGGATAAATACAGTTTTCCTTTTGGCGATGCAGAGATCGTACAGATTGCTTTTTCAGGTATTTATATTGTTTACGGCGATATGGTGGTGAAACAGAGTCGCCTGCGAATTAAAGCTTTTGATGAGCCTGATGTGGTTGAACTCCACTTTGCGCTCACTGGCGGGGGCATTATGGAAAATTACCTCACCAACAAACGCCTGGATATTAAAGCGAACCAGCATAATATTATTTATAGTCCTGATTTTGACGGGATGGCAGAATTTGATACGGGAGGTCCACATAAATTTTTCGAGGTAAATTTCGAAAGATCACGTTTTATTGATTTAACCAGCGAAAGCAGCATCCTGTTAAAGAATTTTGCCGAAAACATCATGAACAGCCGCTCGGTAGAAATTTCATCAGAAAACCTGCCCATCACCCTGGCCATGCATAGCTGCATTAATGATATTATGAACTGCCATTTTACCGGTGGATTAAAATTATTGTTTCTTCAGTCTAAATGTTTGGAATTGCTGGCACTACAGGCCCAGGCTTTTGAAGAAGCAGCTAAAAAAACAGAAAAACCAGCACTCAAATCGGCTTATGATAAAGAAAGGATCTATTATGCACGGGAATACCTGCTGGCCAATGCCAATCATCCGCCATCTTTAACCGAACTGGCCAAAACCGCAGGCATAAACGAATTTAAGCTGAAACATGGCTTTAAAGAGGTCTTTAAAAATACTGTTTTTGGCTATTTGAGCGATTATAAACTGATGAAAGCCAAAGAACTATTAGCAGATAGTAGTAAAGACATCAAACACATTTCAGATGAACTTGGTTATTCTTCTGTACAACATTTCAGCAATGCCTTTAGCAAGAAATTTGGGATAAGCCCGGGGAAAGCGCGTTAG
- a CDS encoding glucosaminidase domain-containing protein: protein MRSTKHLILLAAILIFLSSCGSRKFSKNNKQIEKAANKANNNSYKSYNTLSYIDEFKGVAVEEMNANGIPASITLAQGILESGSGNSDLAKYANNHFGIKCTSDWRGKNYFRDDDQKNDCFRVYKDARESFRDHSEFLKRKRYSFLFQLDKNDYKSWAQGLKTAGYATNPKYPDLLINTIEKYQLYQYDQSESEKQKIAREDRVFTEINQNIPQEKAKFTPVDTPPPGAKPILADGTYTVVKGDTLYNIAKRFNLTVDQLKMLNEMTTDAIKLGQVLKVK from the coding sequence ATGCGTTCAACCAAGCATCTTATCCTATTAGCGGCAATCCTCATTTTTTTAAGCTCATGCGGTTCAAGGAAATTTTCCAAAAACAACAAACAAATCGAAAAAGCAGCCAATAAAGCCAATAACAATTCGTACAAAAGCTATAATACCTTGAGTTATATAGACGAGTTTAAAGGTGTAGCGGTAGAAGAAATGAATGCCAATGGCATTCCGGCAAGCATTACTTTAGCACAGGGCATTTTAGAATCGGGCAGCGGAAACAGCGATTTAGCCAAATATGCCAACAACCACTTTGGTATTAAATGCACATCAGATTGGAGAGGAAAAAACTATTTCCGTGATGACGACCAGAAAAATGACTGTTTCAGGGTGTATAAAGATGCCCGCGAATCGTTTAGAGACCACTCTGAGTTTTTAAAACGCAAACGCTACAGTTTTCTGTTCCAACTGGACAAGAACGACTATAAAAGCTGGGCACAGGGCTTAAAAACCGCCGGGTATGCCACCAATCCAAAATATCCGGATTTATTGATCAATACCATAGAAAAATATCAGCTTTATCAATACGATCAATCTGAAAGCGAAAAGCAGAAAATTGCCCGCGAGGACAGGGTTTTTACAGAAATTAACCAGAATATCCCACAGGAAAAAGCTAAATTTACTCCTGTAGATACGCCGCCACCGGGCGCAAAACCAATTCTTGCTGATGGGACCTATACTGTTGTTAAAGGCGATACGCTGTACAATATTGCAAAACGCTTTAACTTAACGGTTGATCAGTTAAAAATGCTGAACGAGATGACTACAGATGCCATTAAATTAGGTCAGGTACTTAAGGTTAAATAA
- a CDS encoding DUF3078 domain-containing protein, which translates to MKNCLAAIILILSFCSTQLHAQEIDTIPINTKDLNIKLKRSPLPSRQGPLNFEPVKIKPLVVNAKINYWKTKTSIGINVNQAQFSNNWKGGGTNSVAVGGLVNWKAEYNKSSYSYVSELVLQYGKIKNKDQLQKKTNDRIFWDNKASFQLSKSWFFFGSLSFESQFDNGYSYSVVNGQETATLISKFMGPGYLTESIGFEYKPVKYFSTRIGTGTARQTFVLDEKLFPKPVDNNTKPTVFGVEYGKKVRNELAFQIVSAFDKDIFTNTNLKARYQMFIPYQDFEMSNIDHRLDIALTAKINRFMNTSLTGVLLFDKDTGTNKIQANQTLALGFGFTFPR; encoded by the coding sequence ATGAAGAACTGTTTAGCTGCCATCATCCTGATTCTAAGTTTCTGCTCTACCCAATTACATGCACAGGAAATTGATACGATTCCCATCAATACCAAAGACCTGAACATTAAACTAAAACGCAGTCCACTGCCAAGCAGACAGGGCCCGTTAAACTTTGAGCCGGTAAAAATTAAACCTTTGGTGGTTAATGCAAAAATCAATTACTGGAAAACCAAAACCAGTATTGGCATTAACGTTAACCAGGCACAGTTTAGCAATAACTGGAAGGGTGGAGGTACCAACTCGGTAGCCGTAGGCGGTTTGGTTAACTGGAAAGCAGAATACAACAAAAGCAGCTATAGTTATGTGAGCGAGCTTGTTTTGCAATACGGTAAGATAAAAAATAAAGATCAGCTGCAAAAGAAAACCAACGACCGTATTTTTTGGGATAATAAAGCATCTTTTCAACTCTCTAAAAGCTGGTTCTTCTTCGGATCCTTAAGTTTTGAATCCCAATTCGATAACGGTTATTCTTACAGTGTGGTAAACGGCCAGGAAACCGCAACACTGATTTCAAAATTTATGGGTCCGGGTTATTTAACAGAATCTATCGGTTTCGAGTATAAACCTGTTAAATATTTTTCTACCCGTATAGGTACTGGTACTGCACGTCAAACTTTTGTATTGGACGAAAAGCTTTTTCCTAAACCAGTTGATAATAATACCAAACCGACTGTTTTTGGTGTAGAATATGGGAAAAAAGTACGTAATGAACTGGCTTTCCAAATTGTAAGTGCATTTGATAAGGATATATTTACCAATACAAATCTTAAGGCACGTTATCAGATGTTCATTCCGTATCAGGATTTTGAGATGAGTAATATTGATCACCGCTTAGATATTGCATTAACGGCAAAAATCAATCGTTTTATGAACACGAGTTTAACTGGCGTACTCCTGTTCGATAAAGATACTGGCACAAATAAAATACAGGCCAACCAAACGCTGGCCCTCGGTTTTGGCTTTACCTTCCCGAGGTAG